In Edaphobacter dinghuensis, a genomic segment contains:
- a CDS encoding DUF488 domain-containing protein, with protein sequence MMTIGHSTLPLEVFLQALLDNGCRLLIDVRSIPRSRHNPQFEQPNLFAALEGAGIAPVWRKALGGRRSTRKDSINRGWRNESFRGYADYMQTPEFSAQIDWLMALPNLDATAVMCAEAVPWRCHRSLIGDAVLARGGVVEDIFVPATGSSFRKPHELTKFARIEGSRLWYPSPEEEASPQLFD encoded by the coding sequence ATGATGACAATTGGCCATTCCACGCTGCCGCTTGAGGTCTTCCTTCAGGCGCTTCTGGACAATGGCTGCCGCCTGCTGATTGATGTCAGAAGCATCCCTCGCTCCCGCCACAACCCGCAGTTCGAGCAACCTAATCTCTTTGCAGCGCTCGAGGGCGCCGGTATTGCTCCGGTCTGGAGAAAGGCCCTCGGAGGTCGTCGCAGCACGCGTAAAGACAGCATCAACCGGGGCTGGCGTAACGAGAGCTTTCGTGGATATGCCGACTATATGCAGACCCCAGAGTTCTCCGCGCAGATTGACTGGCTGATGGCTCTCCCCAACCTGGACGCAACCGCTGTTATGTGTGCCGAAGCCGTCCCCTGGCGCTGCCATCGTTCCCTTATCGGCGATGCCGTGCTCGCGCGTGGCGGCGTGGTGGAAGACATCTTCGTCCCTGCCACAGGCAGCAGCTTTCGCAAGCCGCACGAGCTTACGAAGTTTGCCCGCATCGAAGGCAGCCGTCTCTGGTACCCCTCGCCCGAAGAGGAGGCCAGTCCGCAGCTCTTCGACTAA
- a CDS encoding MoaD/ThiS family protein, whose product MRVNVLYFGILKDLFASERNSVDLPEGATVDVLLSLLRGQTSKQSEAWRTLAVAVNREYATLSTVLREGDEIALLPPVSGGAQGRCGA is encoded by the coding sequence ATGCGCGTCAACGTGCTCTACTTCGGTATCTTGAAAGACCTCTTCGCCAGCGAGCGCAATTCAGTCGACCTTCCCGAGGGGGCAACGGTTGATGTTCTTCTCAGCCTTTTACGCGGCCAAACGTCTAAGCAGAGCGAGGCATGGAGGACGCTAGCGGTGGCTGTCAATCGAGAATATGCGACTCTCTCGACCGTTCTGCGAGAAGGCGACGAGATCGCCCTGCTGCCTCCGGTCAGCGGCGGCGCGCAGGGCAGGTGCGGCGCATGA
- a CDS encoding molybdenum cofactor biosynthesis protein MoaE, with product MRVELGTNVIPSAEALEEIKAASDGAVCIFDGIVRNNTRGRQTLFLDYEAYEEMALSQMRSLAAEALNKFSIRDVTLLHRLGRLEVGETSVLIVVASAHRAAAFDACRWLIDTLKKTVPIWKKEYFADGAVWAAGEPFPDELGVAKETRE from the coding sequence ATGAGAGTCGAGCTTGGCACGAACGTGATTCCCTCGGCTGAGGCGCTTGAAGAGATCAAGGCTGCCTCCGATGGTGCGGTCTGCATCTTCGACGGCATCGTTCGCAATAACACCCGAGGTCGTCAAACCCTCTTCCTCGACTACGAAGCCTACGAAGAGATGGCGCTGAGTCAGATGCGCAGCCTTGCAGCTGAGGCGCTCAATAAGTTTTCTATCCGCGATGTAACCCTGCTTCACCGGCTCGGACGTCTTGAAGTAGGAGAGACCAGCGTTCTCATCGTCGTCGCCTCCGCCCATCGCGCCGCGGCCTTCGACGCCTGCCGCTGGCTGATCGATACTCTCAAAAAGACCGTTCCCATCTGGAAGAAGGAGTATTTTGCCGATGGAGCCGTATGGGCCGCGGGCGAGCCTTTTCCCGACGAGCTGGGTGTTGCAAAGGAGACGCGGGAATGA
- a CDS encoding VWA domain-containing protein, giving the protein MKITAVALVAALWFQAPIERRPPPQQVPTIKVETRLVNVAVNVTDAHGAPVPGLTQSDFQISEDNHPQKIAFFEKESTTPLSIVLAIDTSESVFNNERLEKEAAKHFINALLRDQDELDLMDFSDTVREIVSFTNQKKQIEHGLNQLEPGDETVLYDAIYLASQRLSQTRQDAGRRRVLVLITDGVDTKDTRYEQALEQAQRAGAMIYSLIIVPVEADAGRNTGGEHALIQMSEDTGGKYYYVEDPKDLDADFTHISDDLRTQYVLGYYAPQGIRHEQSLRTIGVQMTDPSLRGKYSLRYRTGYYSDAR; this is encoded by the coding sequence ATGAAGATTACCGCCGTTGCTCTCGTTGCTGCACTGTGGTTCCAGGCTCCTATTGAGCGTCGTCCGCCTCCGCAGCAGGTGCCCACCATCAAGGTCGAGACTCGCCTCGTCAACGTGGCCGTCAATGTCACCGACGCTCACGGAGCGCCCGTTCCCGGACTCACTCAAAGCGACTTCCAGATCAGTGAAGACAATCACCCGCAAAAGATAGCCTTCTTCGAGAAAGAGTCCACCACGCCGCTTTCCATCGTCCTCGCCATCGACACCAGTGAGAGCGTCTTCAACAATGAGCGCCTTGAAAAAGAGGCGGCCAAGCACTTCATCAATGCACTGCTGCGTGATCAGGATGAGCTCGACCTCATGGATTTCTCCGATACTGTTCGTGAGATCGTCTCCTTCACGAACCAGAAAAAGCAGATCGAGCACGGGCTCAACCAGCTTGAGCCTGGTGACGAGACCGTCTTATATGACGCCATCTATCTGGCCTCGCAACGGCTCTCCCAGACCCGTCAGGATGCGGGCCGCCGCCGTGTGCTGGTGCTCATCACAGATGGCGTCGACACTAAAGACACTCGCTACGAGCAGGCTTTAGAGCAGGCCCAGCGTGCCGGAGCCATGATCTACTCGCTTATCATCGTCCCGGTTGAGGCCGATGCGGGGCGCAACACCGGCGGCGAACATGCCCTTATTCAGATGTCCGAGGACACAGGCGGAAAGTACTACTACGTCGAAGATCCCAAAGACCTTGATGCGGACTTCACGCACATCTCCGACGATCTCCGTACGCAGTATGTTCTCGGCTACTATGCTCCGCAGGGCATACGCCACGAGCAGTCGTTGCGCACGATCGGCGTGCAGATGACCGATCCCTCGCTGCGGGGCAAATATTCCTTGCGCTATCGCACCGGGTACTATTCCGATGCGCGTTAG
- a CDS encoding inositol monophosphatase family protein — translation MTKFEFAHTADGIARQAGALLRKFYEKGVSTEYKGDVDIVTEADRASEQLIREKLKAAFPTHGVYGEEGTRDQMESEYRWYVDPLDGTTNFAHGFPAFCVVLGLEHRPPGLAPDADGEIVAGVVYDPLRNEMFSAERGKGAFLNGRAIHVSKTKTLQESLTATGFPSRKRHASPNIHFYQEFTLRSHGVRRAGSAALDLAYVACGRLDGFWEFNLNPWDTSAGVLLVAEAGGTVTHFDGGKFTLDSREVLATNGLILPEMKHLFVELFAGRGLDPIPTPAEFAARRAESQNQE, via the coding sequence GTGACCAAATTTGAATTTGCCCATACTGCCGACGGAATCGCGCGCCAAGCCGGAGCCCTGCTCCGCAAGTTCTACGAAAAGGGTGTCTCTACCGAATACAAGGGAGACGTCGACATCGTTACCGAAGCCGACCGTGCCAGCGAGCAGCTCATCCGCGAAAAGCTGAAGGCAGCCTTTCCCACCCACGGGGTCTATGGTGAAGAGGGAACTCGGGACCAGATGGAGAGCGAGTACCGCTGGTATGTCGATCCGCTCGACGGCACCACGAACTTCGCCCATGGCTTTCCGGCCTTTTGTGTTGTCCTTGGCCTGGAGCACCGCCCTCCCGGACTCGCGCCTGATGCCGATGGCGAGATCGTCGCCGGCGTCGTGTACGATCCTCTGCGCAATGAGATGTTCTCCGCTGAGCGCGGAAAGGGAGCATTCCTCAATGGCCGTGCCATCCACGTCTCCAAGACAAAGACGCTGCAGGAGTCCCTTACGGCAACCGGATTTCCCAGCCGCAAGCGTCATGCCAGCCCGAACATTCACTTCTATCAGGAGTTCACGCTGCGCTCTCACGGTGTCCGCCGTGCCGGTTCCGCCGCGCTTGACCTTGCGTACGTCGCTTGTGGCCGTCTCGATGGCTTCTGGGAGTTCAATCTCAATCCCTGGGACACCTCTGCGGGAGTTCTTCTGGTGGCGGAGGCAGGCGGAACGGTGACGCACTTCGACGGCGGCAAGTTCACGCTCGACAGCCGCGAGGTTCTCGCCACCAATGGCCTGATTCTTCCGGAGATGAAGCACCTTTTCGTCGAACTTTTTGCTGGTAGAGGGTTGGACCCCATCCCCACTCCGGCGGAGTTTGCCGCGAGGCGGGCCGAATCGCAAAACCAGGAGTAG
- a CDS encoding 4Fe-4S dicluster domain-containing protein: protein MAYVIAEPCIGTKDTACVDACPVDCIHPKKDENGHADSDQLFIDPVECIDCGACVPVCPVSAIYAGDDLPEKWVEYQAKNASHYGR from the coding sequence ATGGCTTATGTGATTGCGGAACCTTGTATCGGGACAAAGGACACGGCTTGCGTGGACGCCTGCCCGGTGGACTGCATCCACCCGAAGAAGGATGAGAACGGCCACGCCGATTCCGATCAACTGTTTATCGATCCAGTCGAGTGCATCGACTGCGGCGCATGTGTTCCTGTTTGCCCAGTCTCTGCAATCTATGCAGGCGACGATCTGCCCGAGAAGTGGGTTGAGTACCAGGCCAAGAACGCCAGCCACTATGGCCGCTAG
- the recO gene encoding DNA repair protein RecO, with translation MIQRQSEAIVLRAWPFQEADLLVSLFTREQGRIKGVARHAMRSRRRFGGALEPMTHVRATYAERPRQELVRLDAFEILSSPLSRPIDYARTAALQLVAEVLEEALPEQAAEDAVFRLALAVLEEIQIGRTSIPVIYFSLWINRLMGWMPELGHCVVCGLDLRGGTVWYSATSDGVTCSDDRRNSSVALSAESASIAARIFRGTVRDLAKEQWQKQPLVNLERFAIDTLERHLERKLVSARALFRLGKNRFEFSSEKDSI, from the coding sequence ATGATACAGCGGCAAAGCGAGGCGATTGTTTTGCGGGCGTGGCCCTTTCAGGAGGCGGATCTGCTCGTCAGCCTTTTTACGCGCGAGCAGGGGCGTATTAAGGGAGTGGCTCGCCATGCCATGCGTTCCCGCCGCCGCTTCGGTGGAGCGCTCGAACCCATGACCCACGTTCGAGCTACCTATGCCGAACGACCCCGCCAGGAGCTTGTCCGTCTCGATGCCTTCGAGATCCTGTCTTCTCCTTTGAGCCGCCCTATCGACTACGCTCGCACCGCTGCATTACAGCTTGTAGCGGAGGTCCTCGAAGAGGCTCTGCCTGAGCAGGCTGCCGAAGATGCAGTCTTTCGCCTGGCTCTCGCCGTTCTCGAGGAGATTCAGATCGGTAGAACCTCAATTCCTGTCATCTACTTCTCGCTTTGGATCAACCGGCTCATGGGCTGGATGCCCGAGCTTGGTCACTGCGTTGTGTGTGGTCTCGACCTGCGCGGCGGCACGGTCTGGTACTCGGCCACCAGCGACGGAGTTACCTGCTCTGATGATCGCCGCAACAGCAGCGTCGCCCTCTCTGCCGAGTCCGCATCCATTGCCGCCCGCATCTTCCGCGGTACCGTGCGCGATCTGGCAAAGGAGCAGTGGCAGAAGCAGCCATTGGTAAACCTCGAGCGGTTCGCCATCGACACCCTGGAACGTCACCTCGAACGCAAGCTGGTCAGTGCCCGGGCTTTGTTCCGGCTCGGCAAAAACCGCTTTGAATTTTCTTCTGAAAAAGACTCCATTTAG
- a CDS encoding glycine--tRNA ligase subunit alpha, translated as MQATGKKKAALTFQELLFTLQRFWADQGCVLQQPYDVEVGAGTMSPDTFLRVLGPKPVRIAYAQPSRRPADGRYGENPNRLFRHTQLQVILKPPPVRIQELYLESLTAIGIDLREHDIKFEEDNWEWPVGGAWGVGWQVMLDGLEITQFTYFQQCGGMDLDPICGEITYGLERIAGFLQDVDSIYDIVWAVEPDTGRKVTYGEMRLAEEEQFSAYSFDYADVSKLWEHLNLYESECLSLLNQAKNFEKMDSLELKRFPVLGAYELALKCSHVFNLLDARGAISVTERVGVMARIRTLVVGVARIYAAQGQLLESAV; from the coding sequence ATGCAGGCGACAGGCAAGAAGAAGGCAGCGCTCACATTTCAGGAGCTTTTATTCACCCTGCAACGGTTCTGGGCCGACCAGGGCTGCGTGTTGCAACAGCCCTATGATGTTGAGGTCGGTGCAGGAACCATGTCTCCCGATACCTTTCTGCGCGTGCTCGGTCCCAAGCCCGTCCGCATTGCCTATGCGCAGCCTTCGCGCCGCCCTGCCGATGGCCGCTACGGCGAAAATCCCAATCGCCTCTTTCGTCACACTCAATTGCAGGTCATCCTCAAACCGCCGCCGGTTCGCATTCAAGAGCTGTATTTGGAGTCACTTACGGCTATCGGTATCGATCTGCGCGAGCACGATATCAAGTTTGAAGAAGACAACTGGGAGTGGCCTGTAGGAGGAGCATGGGGTGTCGGCTGGCAGGTGATGCTCGACGGCCTTGAGATTACCCAGTTCACCTATTTTCAGCAGTGCGGAGGCATGGACCTCGATCCGATCTGCGGCGAGATCACGTATGGATTGGAGCGAATCGCCGGTTTCCTTCAGGATGTGGACTCCATCTATGACATCGTCTGGGCCGTGGAACCTGATACAGGCCGCAAGGTCACTTACGGCGAGATGCGTCTTGCCGAAGAGGAGCAATTCTCTGCCTACAGCTTTGACTATGCCGATGTCAGCAAGCTTTGGGAGCACCTGAATCTCTACGAGTCCGAGTGTCTGAGCCTGCTGAATCAGGCCAAAAACTTTGAAAAGATGGACTCGCTTGAATTGAAGCGGTTCCCTGTGCTCGGAGCCTACGAGCTGGCACTGAAGTGCTCGCATGTCTTCAACTTACTGGATGCGCGCGGAGCCATCTCTGTTACCGAGCGCGTGGGCGTGATGGCCCGGATCAGGACGCTGGTAGTCGGTGTGGCCAGGATCTACGCCGCTCAGGGGCAGCTTTTAGAGTCAGCAGTCTAG
- the glyS gene encoding glycine--tRNA ligase subunit beta, with product MAEFLFEIGLEEIPARMIASAEAELQQRVVAMLERERLVSAGVASKSFATPRRLAVWVAEVAERQQDITEELVGPSVKVAFKDGVPTPAAEAFAKKAGVAVSSLKTVTTPKGEYIAASSTKQGLDAADVIVSELPKELAAIYWAKNMYWRPGRPERFVRPVRWMAALLGAKPVKVSFGGYEAGSVTYGHRVLFGDEPIALKLPGEYEQTLEKSFVVADVAVRRHKIRKALDAVTRTVAEARWREDEDLVETVTQLTEWPSVIMGSFETEYLALPEEVLVTVMRDHQKYFAVEDKAGKLAPHFLAVLNTEADEAGLAVIRHGNERVLRARFNDARFFWEFDQRVSLADRVELLKNVTFQKDLGSYAAKTARVRKLASNLAGLVLQRKCELNPVALDEAVSLAKTDLTSELVKEFTELQGIVGGLYARAQGLSAAAADAIYDQYKPVSMEDSVPRTVEGAVLAMADKADTIAGMFGLGMEPTGSKDPFALRRAANGIVKVLAETTVALPLTLTEVAAAACGQNEALTGKVRGFLAERLEFYLREARGQAYDVVKAVLAAGADDVRDAVARAEAVTAVRGSDDFAAVSAAFRRMKNILAQAAEKSIAPGAHVEDALLAEASEKALAQRSSELAARVASLRAEKNYKAALESIATLRPQVDAFFDGVMVMVPEPEVRANRLALLTQVLGDFSGIADFSEIVTAG from the coding sequence ATGGCGGAGTTTCTGTTCGAGATTGGTCTGGAAGAGATTCCAGCGCGGATGATTGCCAGCGCAGAGGCAGAGCTGCAACAGCGCGTGGTGGCAATGCTGGAGCGGGAAAGACTTGTATCGGCTGGAGTTGCGAGCAAGAGCTTCGCTACGCCCCGACGTCTTGCCGTCTGGGTGGCAGAGGTTGCCGAGCGTCAGCAGGACATTACGGAAGAGCTGGTGGGGCCTTCGGTAAAGGTGGCCTTCAAAGACGGTGTGCCTACTCCGGCTGCTGAGGCATTTGCCAAAAAAGCAGGCGTCGCTGTTTCTTCCCTCAAGACCGTCACCACTCCTAAAGGGGAGTACATTGCGGCGAGCTCGACGAAGCAGGGGCTCGATGCGGCGGATGTGATTGTGTCTGAGCTGCCCAAAGAGCTTGCAGCAATTTACTGGGCCAAGAACATGTACTGGCGTCCGGGACGTCCGGAGCGGTTTGTTCGGCCGGTGCGCTGGATGGCAGCTCTGTTGGGGGCAAAGCCGGTAAAGGTTAGTTTTGGCGGTTATGAAGCGGGCTCTGTGACCTATGGCCATCGAGTTCTCTTCGGCGACGAGCCAATTGCGTTGAAGTTGCCGGGTGAGTATGAGCAAACGCTGGAGAAGAGCTTTGTTGTAGCCGATGTTGCAGTTCGCAGGCATAAGATTCGCAAGGCTCTGGATGCTGTCACCCGCACCGTCGCTGAAGCTCGCTGGCGCGAAGACGAGGACTTGGTTGAGACCGTAACCCAGCTTACGGAGTGGCCTTCGGTCATCATGGGCAGCTTCGAGACCGAATACCTGGCCTTGCCTGAGGAAGTTCTGGTGACGGTGATGCGGGATCACCAGAAATATTTCGCCGTGGAAGACAAAGCCGGGAAGCTAGCGCCACATTTTCTGGCGGTTTTGAATACCGAGGCAGATGAAGCGGGACTGGCAGTGATTCGCCATGGCAATGAGCGCGTTCTGCGGGCGCGGTTTAACGATGCAAGATTCTTCTGGGAGTTCGATCAGCGAGTCTCTTTGGCAGATCGCGTGGAGCTTCTGAAGAACGTTACGTTCCAGAAAGATCTGGGCAGCTATGCGGCGAAGACTGCGCGGGTGCGGAAGCTGGCATCCAACTTGGCGGGGCTGGTGCTTCAACGGAAGTGCGAGCTAAATCCTGTGGCACTCGACGAAGCGGTCTCCTTGGCCAAGACAGACCTGACGAGCGAACTGGTGAAGGAGTTTACCGAGTTGCAGGGAATCGTCGGCGGTCTGTATGCACGGGCGCAGGGGCTTAGCGCGGCTGCCGCCGATGCCATCTATGACCAATACAAACCGGTGTCGATGGAAGACTCGGTTCCGCGTACTGTTGAAGGCGCTGTGCTGGCGATGGCAGATAAGGCAGATACTATTGCCGGAATGTTTGGGCTGGGAATGGAGCCTACGGGTTCGAAAGATCCATTTGCTCTCAGACGTGCGGCGAATGGAATTGTGAAGGTTTTGGCCGAGACGACAGTGGCGTTGCCGCTGACGCTGACTGAGGTTGCAGCCGCAGCCTGCGGGCAGAATGAGGCCTTGACGGGCAAGGTTCGTGGATTCCTAGCGGAGCGATTGGAGTTCTATCTGAGGGAAGCCCGAGGGCAAGCCTACGATGTGGTGAAAGCGGTTCTGGCTGCGGGAGCTGATGATGTTCGCGATGCTGTAGCGCGGGCAGAAGCGGTGACGGCAGTACGCGGGTCCGATGATTTTGCCGCGGTTTCAGCGGCCTTCCGGCGCATGAAGAACATTCTGGCGCAGGCGGCGGAGAAGAGCATCGCTCCGGGGGCTCACGTAGAAGATGCTCTGCTGGCGGAGGCTTCGGAGAAGGCTTTGGCGCAGAGATCTTCGGAGCTGGCAGCGCGAGTAGCGTCTTTACGAGCAGAGAAGAACTACAAAGCTGCGCTCGAGTCGATCGCTACACTGCGTCCGCAGGTAGATGCCTTCTTCGACGGTGTGATGGTGATGGTGCCGGAGCCTGAGGTTCGAGCAAATCGTCTGGCTCTGCTCACGCAGGTGTTGGGAGATTTTTCGGGGATCGCGGATTTTTCAGAGATTGTGACGGCCGGATAG
- a CDS encoding GH35 family beta-galactosidase, with amino-acid sequence MTHLSRAATLLIVLCSLSLYSFADDIPHLEKKDGRFALIVDGQPFLMLGAQINNSSSWASELPKVWPALEDMHVNTVEAPVYWETMEPEPGKFDFANVDLLVNGAREHHLHLVLLWFGTWKNGQAHYVPEWVKTQPEKYPREISSYGKVLDVLSPNSETNLDADKTAFSALMRHIKEIDSAQHTVIMIQVENESGSIGSVRDFSPAAQKDFNAQVPSSLVNALHLTSGTWSKVFGADADERFAAYSTARYINEVARAGKAEYSLPMYCNVWITYPVAALENRDHPSPGQEYPSGGPQQGNIGIWKAAAPSIDILAPDFYSNDVALYHKTVAAYHRDDNALFIPETGRGPNFGKYFFYALGHGAIGFSPFGVDYTGWWGTEKVPESMSENYSLVGPMDREIAKLNFDGKLQTAVEQKGEPRQSLHFDGVDAIVSFGFPQRDGEAPPGTADDHGRAIVAQLGPSEFLVTGFDASVSFKVADVPGAAAKNEQLEILRADEGQYVDGTWQTSRIWNGDQTDRGLNFRGPKQSVIRIRLHVLPLYDQSVRER; translated from the coding sequence TTGACACACTTGTCTCGCGCTGCCACGTTGCTGATTGTGTTGTGCAGTCTCTCTCTCTATTCTTTTGCCGACGACATCCCTCATCTGGAAAAGAAGGATGGCCGCTTCGCGCTGATCGTCGATGGTCAACCATTCCTGATGCTCGGTGCTCAGATTAATAACTCAAGCTCGTGGGCGAGTGAGCTGCCAAAGGTCTGGCCGGCGCTTGAAGATATGCATGTCAACACCGTCGAAGCGCCTGTCTATTGGGAGACGATGGAGCCGGAGCCGGGCAAGTTCGATTTTGCAAACGTTGACCTTTTGGTGAATGGCGCGCGCGAGCATCATCTGCATCTGGTGTTGCTCTGGTTCGGCACATGGAAGAACGGTCAGGCGCATTATGTGCCGGAGTGGGTAAAGACTCAGCCTGAAAAGTATCCACGTGAGATAAGTTCCTACGGAAAGGTTCTCGATGTTCTGTCTCCTAATTCGGAGACCAATCTTGATGCGGATAAGACTGCATTCTCGGCATTGATGCGGCATATCAAAGAGATCGACTCTGCGCAGCACACGGTCATCATGATTCAGGTTGAAAATGAATCGGGATCGATAGGGTCTGTTCGTGACTTCTCACCTGCCGCTCAAAAGGACTTCAACGCGCAGGTTCCGTCCTCATTGGTGAATGCTCTCCATCTGACCTCGGGCACGTGGTCGAAGGTCTTTGGTGCGGATGCGGATGAACGCTTCGCTGCGTACTCGACTGCGCGGTATATCAATGAGGTAGCGCGTGCGGGCAAGGCCGAGTATTCGCTACCGATGTACTGCAATGTGTGGATAACCTATCCTGTTGCCGCGCTTGAAAATCGCGATCATCCAAGCCCTGGACAAGAGTATCCGAGCGGAGGTCCTCAGCAGGGCAATATTGGAATATGGAAGGCTGCGGCACCATCGATCGATATTCTCGCTCCGGATTTTTACTCCAACGATGTGGCGCTTTATCACAAGACGGTTGCTGCCTACCATCGCGATGACAACGCGCTCTTTATCCCCGAGACCGGCAGAGGACCGAACTTTGGAAAGTATTTCTTTTATGCGCTCGGTCATGGAGCGATTGGCTTTTCTCCCTTTGGCGTGGACTATACGGGGTGGTGGGGTACTGAGAAGGTGCCGGAGTCTATGTCCGAGAATTATTCGCTCGTAGGCCCCATGGATCGAGAGATCGCCAAGCTCAACTTCGACGGCAAGCTGCAGACCGCAGTCGAACAAAAAGGCGAGCCAAGACAGTCTCTTCATTTCGACGGAGTAGATGCAATTGTGTCATTCGGTTTTCCGCAGCGGGATGGTGAAGCACCGCCGGGAACTGCGGACGATCATGGTCGCGCGATTGTGGCGCAACTGGGACCATCGGAGTTTCTGGTGACAGGATTCGATGCGAGTGTCAGCTTCAAGGTAGCGGATGTGCCTGGGGCAGCAGCAAAGAATGAGCAGTTGGAGATTCTTCGCGCTGATGAAGGGCAATATGTCGATGGCACATGGCAGACTTCGCGCATATGGAATGGAGATCAGACAGACCGCGGATTGAACTTCAGGGGCCCAAAGCAATCGGTGATTCGCATTCGTCTGCACGTGCTTCCTCTTTATGACCAGAGCGTGCGAGAGAGATAA